From Ipomoea triloba cultivar NCNSP0323 chromosome 5, ASM357664v1, the proteins below share one genomic window:
- the LOC116018724 gene encoding WEB family protein At2g40480-like isoform X1 — protein sequence MAEKEECAAAAETKKIINPRAEIDTSPPFESVKEAVDRFGGRGPWIPHHLLRLAPPCQHDPEALDLSKMEEQAVKFERDLIVKEQEALNVLKEVEAAKRFVEGLKVNLMEEVSVFMSSPGFSSECKCPNAKLTDGLSVCPVQSPGYVLMELNQAKLDLNKMTVDLAVIRSSVESLNKRVKDERVLLDKSGERKCLERGNDGSRPNPVGIASLEKKMDASNELHELHFESEQFKKMAEASRYEVMKAMSEIERTKASIKMAEMRLTAAKKMEEAAKAVEAIAFAERKALLNAKASFEVSPAKPAADGITLPYEEYYALAQKAQQVEDLCKTKFVDSKTEVITSRKKLDERLNKKCLEEAVDTSEHGLLAKFRNSNPSLSQGNHRLLDENETDAAKHKPLPVFRSSISIGDVLSRKLILRDDIVVGKHVESHTERKHVSFSQMLREQSGIILNPPVNSTKDGSLRKQFITQRKKFGFIQVPLTKQNKKKAQPVNPV from the exons ATGGCAGAAAAAGAGGAGTGTGCAGCGGCGGCAGAGACCAAGAAGATCATCAACCCAAGGGCGGAGATCGACACCTCGCCGCCTTTCGAGTCCGTTAAGGAGGCGGTGGACCGGTTTGGCGGGCGAGGACCCTGGATTCCCCACCACCTGCTCCGCCTTGCTCCTCCCTGT CAGCATGATCCCGAGGCCTTAGACCTAAGCAAAATGGAGGAGCAAGCGGTGAAATTCGAGAGGGATTTGATTGTGAAGGAGCAGGAAGCGCTCAATGTGTTGAAGGAAGTGGAGGCGGCGAAGAGATTCGTGGAAGGATTGAAAGTAAATTTGATGGAAGAAGTGTCTGTGTTTATGTCGAGTCCCGGTTTTAGCTCAGAATGCAAATGCCCCAACGCGAAATTGACAGATGGGTTGAGCGTTTGTCCAGTTCAGTCCCCGGGCTATGTTCTGATGGAGTTGAACCAAGCGAAACTGGACCTCAACAAGATGACAGTAGACCTTGCTGTCATTCGATCCTCTGTCGAGTCTCTCAATAAGCGAGTGAAGGACGAGAGGGTACTGCTCGACAAGAGTGGCGAGAGGAAATGTCTCGAGAGGGGCAATGATGGTTCAAGGCCAAACCCGGTGGGGATAGCTAGCCTCGAAAAAAAGATGGATGCCTCTAATGAGCTCCACGAGTTGCACTTTGAGTCTGAGCAGTTCAAGAAAATGGCAGAGGCGTCTAGGTACGAGGTTATGAAGGCAATGTCAGAGATCGAACGAACCAAGGCGAGTATCAAGATGGCTGAAATGAGGTTAACTGCAGCCAAGAAGATGGAGGAAGCAGCCAAAGCTGTGGAAGCCATTGCTTTTGCTGAAAGGAAGGCTTTACTGAATGCCAAAGCCTCTTTCGAGGTCTCCCCCGCTAAGCCTGCTGCAGACGGGATAACACTTCCATACGAGGAATACTACGCCCTCGCTCAAAAAGCCCAACAGGTCGAGGATTTATGCAAGACCAAATTCGTGGACTCAAAGACTGAAGTTATTACATCCCGAAAAAAGCTAGACGAAAGGCTAAACAAGAAGTGCTTAGAAGAAGCTGTGGACACATCAGAACATGGCCTTTTAGCCAAGTTTAGGAACTCAAATCCATCTCTAAGCCAAGGGAACCATAGGCTACTCGATGAAAACGAAACAGACGCTGCAAAACACAAACCGCTTCCTGTTTTCAGGTCATCGATCTCGATTGGAGATGTGTTGAGCAGAAAGCTGATTCTGCGAGACGACATTGTGGTAGGGAAGCATGTGGAGAGCCACACTGAGAGGAAGCACGTTTCGTTTAGCCAAATGCTTCGGGAACAGAGCGGGATCATATTGAACCCCCCCGTGAATTCTACCAAAGATGGAAGCCTTCGCAAGCAATTCATAACTCAGAGGAAGAAATTCGGGTTTATCCAAGTTCCACTTACTAAGCAGAACAAGAAAAAGGCTCAACCTGTGAACCCGGTGTGA
- the LOC116018724 gene encoding WEB family protein At2g40480-like isoform X2 has protein sequence MAEKEECAAAAETKKIINPRAEIDTSPPFESVKEAVDRFGGRGPWIPHHLLRLAPPCHDPEALDLSKMEEQAVKFERDLIVKEQEALNVLKEVEAAKRFVEGLKVNLMEEVSVFMSSPGFSSECKCPNAKLTDGLSVCPVQSPGYVLMELNQAKLDLNKMTVDLAVIRSSVESLNKRVKDERVLLDKSGERKCLERGNDGSRPNPVGIASLEKKMDASNELHELHFESEQFKKMAEASRYEVMKAMSEIERTKASIKMAEMRLTAAKKMEEAAKAVEAIAFAERKALLNAKASFEVSPAKPAADGITLPYEEYYALAQKAQQVEDLCKTKFVDSKTEVITSRKKLDERLNKKCLEEAVDTSEHGLLAKFRNSNPSLSQGNHRLLDENETDAAKHKPLPVFRSSISIGDVLSRKLILRDDIVVGKHVESHTERKHVSFSQMLREQSGIILNPPVNSTKDGSLRKQFITQRKKFGFIQVPLTKQNKKKAQPVNPV, from the exons ATGGCAGAAAAAGAGGAGTGTGCAGCGGCGGCAGAGACCAAGAAGATCATCAACCCAAGGGCGGAGATCGACACCTCGCCGCCTTTCGAGTCCGTTAAGGAGGCGGTGGACCGGTTTGGCGGGCGAGGACCCTGGATTCCCCACCACCTGCTCCGCCTTGCTCCTCCCTGT CATGATCCCGAGGCCTTAGACCTAAGCAAAATGGAGGAGCAAGCGGTGAAATTCGAGAGGGATTTGATTGTGAAGGAGCAGGAAGCGCTCAATGTGTTGAAGGAAGTGGAGGCGGCGAAGAGATTCGTGGAAGGATTGAAAGTAAATTTGATGGAAGAAGTGTCTGTGTTTATGTCGAGTCCCGGTTTTAGCTCAGAATGCAAATGCCCCAACGCGAAATTGACAGATGGGTTGAGCGTTTGTCCAGTTCAGTCCCCGGGCTATGTTCTGATGGAGTTGAACCAAGCGAAACTGGACCTCAACAAGATGACAGTAGACCTTGCTGTCATTCGATCCTCTGTCGAGTCTCTCAATAAGCGAGTGAAGGACGAGAGGGTACTGCTCGACAAGAGTGGCGAGAGGAAATGTCTCGAGAGGGGCAATGATGGTTCAAGGCCAAACCCGGTGGGGATAGCTAGCCTCGAAAAAAAGATGGATGCCTCTAATGAGCTCCACGAGTTGCACTTTGAGTCTGAGCAGTTCAAGAAAATGGCAGAGGCGTCTAGGTACGAGGTTATGAAGGCAATGTCAGAGATCGAACGAACCAAGGCGAGTATCAAGATGGCTGAAATGAGGTTAACTGCAGCCAAGAAGATGGAGGAAGCAGCCAAAGCTGTGGAAGCCATTGCTTTTGCTGAAAGGAAGGCTTTACTGAATGCCAAAGCCTCTTTCGAGGTCTCCCCCGCTAAGCCTGCTGCAGACGGGATAACACTTCCATACGAGGAATACTACGCCCTCGCTCAAAAAGCCCAACAGGTCGAGGATTTATGCAAGACCAAATTCGTGGACTCAAAGACTGAAGTTATTACATCCCGAAAAAAGCTAGACGAAAGGCTAAACAAGAAGTGCTTAGAAGAAGCTGTGGACACATCAGAACATGGCCTTTTAGCCAAGTTTAGGAACTCAAATCCATCTCTAAGCCAAGGGAACCATAGGCTACTCGATGAAAACGAAACAGACGCTGCAAAACACAAACCGCTTCCTGTTTTCAGGTCATCGATCTCGATTGGAGATGTGTTGAGCAGAAAGCTGATTCTGCGAGACGACATTGTGGTAGGGAAGCATGTGGAGAGCCACACTGAGAGGAAGCACGTTTCGTTTAGCCAAATGCTTCGGGAACAGAGCGGGATCATATTGAACCCCCCCGTGAATTCTACCAAAGATGGAAGCCTTCGCAAGCAATTCATAACTCAGAGGAAGAAATTCGGGTTTATCCAAGTTCCACTTACTAAGCAGAACAAGAAAAAGGCTCAACCTGTGAACCCGGTGTGA